A stretch of the Actinotalea sp. JY-7876 genome encodes the following:
- the gatA gene encoding Asp-tRNA(Asn)/Glu-tRNA(Gln) amidotransferase subunit GatA has protein sequence MPGRHAAGAEGATGTAADAAATQEAALEGAEVGATSDLTRLSAAALAQLLRAGTVTSVQVTQAHLDRIDAVDGALHSFLHVAHEEALATARDVDARRAAGETLHPLAGVPVAVKDVMVTKGMPTTAGSRILQGWVPPYDATLVERLRAAGLPILGKTNMDEFAMGSSTEHSAYGATHNPWDLDRIPGGSGGGSAAAVAGYEAPLAIGTDTGGSIRQPAAVTGTVGVKPTYGGVSRYGLIALASSLDQAGPVTRSVLDAALLHEVIGGHDPRDSTSLPEPLPSLVDAALQGRSGDLTGVRVGVVRELDGEGYQPGVRARFEESLELLRGAGAEVVEVSCPHFGYALAAYYLILPSEASSNLAKFDGMRFGLRVEPTEGPVTAERVMGATRGAGFGDEVKRRIILGTYALSSGYYDAYYGSAQKVRTLIQRDFAAAFEQADVLVSPTAPTTAFRLGEKLDDPLAMYLNDVATIPANLAGVPGMSLPSGLSDDGLPAGFQILAPARADDRLYRVGAALEALLEARWGGPLLAQAPEVPTSVPTVPADVPAEGSVR, from the coding sequence ATGCCCGGACGCCACGCCGCCGGTGCCGAGGGCGCCACGGGGACCGCGGCTGACGCCGCCGCCACGCAGGAGGCCGCGCTGGAGGGCGCCGAGGTCGGCGCCACGAGCGACCTCACGAGGCTGAGCGCCGCGGCGCTCGCCCAGCTCCTGCGCGCCGGGACGGTCACCAGCGTCCAGGTCACGCAGGCGCACCTGGACCGCATCGACGCCGTCGACGGCGCGCTGCACTCCTTCCTGCACGTCGCGCACGAGGAGGCGCTCGCCACCGCGCGGGACGTCGACGCGCGCCGCGCCGCCGGCGAGACGCTCCACCCGCTCGCGGGTGTCCCGGTCGCCGTCAAGGACGTCATGGTGACCAAGGGCATGCCGACGACGGCGGGCTCGCGGATCCTGCAGGGCTGGGTCCCGCCCTACGACGCGACGCTCGTCGAGCGCCTGCGCGCGGCCGGCCTGCCGATCCTCGGCAAGACCAACATGGACGAGTTCGCGATGGGCTCCTCGACGGAGCACTCCGCGTACGGCGCGACCCACAACCCGTGGGACCTCGACCGCATCCCCGGCGGCTCGGGCGGCGGCAGCGCCGCGGCCGTCGCCGGCTACGAGGCACCGCTGGCCATCGGCACGGACACCGGCGGCTCGATCCGCCAGCCCGCCGCCGTCACCGGCACGGTGGGCGTCAAGCCGACGTACGGCGGGGTCTCGCGCTACGGCCTCATCGCCCTCGCCTCGAGCCTCGACCAGGCGGGCCCGGTGACGCGCTCGGTGCTCGACGCCGCGCTGCTGCACGAGGTCATCGGCGGGCACGACCCGCGCGACTCGACGTCGCTGCCCGAGCCGCTGCCCTCGCTGGTCGACGCCGCGCTGCAGGGACGCTCGGGCGACCTGACCGGCGTGCGCGTCGGCGTCGTGCGAGAGCTCGACGGCGAGGGCTACCAGCCCGGCGTGCGTGCCCGGTTCGAGGAGTCCCTCGAGCTGCTGCGCGGCGCCGGCGCCGAGGTCGTCGAGGTCTCGTGCCCGCACTTCGGGTACGCGCTCGCGGCGTACTACCTCATCCTGCCGAGCGAGGCGTCGAGCAACCTGGCGAAGTTCGACGGCATGCGCTTCGGCCTGCGCGTCGAGCCCACCGAGGGTCCGGTCACCGCCGAGCGCGTCATGGGGGCGACCCGCGGGGCCGGCTTCGGCGACGAGGTCAAGCGCCGCATCATCCTCGGCACCTACGCCCTGTCGTCCGGGTACTACGACGCGTACTACGGCAGCGCGCAGAAGGTCCGCACGCTCATCCAGCGCGACTTCGCGGCCGCGTTCGAGCAGGCCGACGTCCTGGTCTCGCCGACGGCGCCCACGACGGCGTTCCGGCTGGGGGAGAAGCTCGACGACCCGCTCGCGATGTACCTCAACGACGTCGCCACCATCCCGGCGAACCTCGCCGGGGTGCCCGGCATGTCGCTGCCCAGCGGGCTGTCCGACGACGGCCTGCCGGCCGGCTTCCAGATCCTGGCCCCCGCGCGCGCCGACGACCGGCTGTACCGCGTCGGCGCGGCGCTCGAGGCACTCCTCGAGGCGCGCTGGGGCGGCCCGCTGCTCGCGCAGGCCCCCGAGGTGCCCACCTCCGTGCCGACCGTCCCGGCCGACGTGCCGGCAGAGGGGAGCGTCCGATGA
- the gatC gene encoding Asp-tRNA(Asn)/Glu-tRNA(Gln) amidotransferase subunit GatC, which translates to MSTINRDEVARLAALARIDLTDAEVTRLAGELDVIVESVARVSEIATPDVPATSHPLPLTNVFRDDVPEEPLPVADALAGAPAAEGGRFAVPQILEED; encoded by the coding sequence ATGTCCACCATCAACCGCGACGAGGTCGCGCGCCTGGCGGCGCTCGCCCGGATCGACCTGACGGACGCCGAGGTGACCCGCCTCGCGGGCGAGCTCGACGTCATCGTCGAGTCGGTCGCCCGGGTCAGCGAGATCGCCACCCCGGACGTCCCCGCGACGAGCCACCCGCTTCCCCTGACGAACGTCTTCCGCGACGACGTGCCCGAGGAGCCGCTGCCCGTGGCCGACGCCCTCGCCGGGGCACCCGCGGCCGAGGGGGGACGCTTCGCCGTCCCGCAGATCCTGGAGGAGGACTGA
- a CDS encoding sensor histidine kinase, protein MTNHAEPLPVPPAAAAPAAAPARPHAEGTSVVRQALRDTWYLLAGLPVALVAFTVAVVGLSLAAGLLVTVVGIFVAVGTLYATTAFGHLERVRLAARGTELAPIVFQQASGRGLRRALVPLRDPRRWATLLHALGALPLASATWSVALTWWAGALGGLTYWFWERWLPDADSSTTLAELLELPVSESVLNLVLGLLLALTLPAVLRACAAVHAGWARLLLTGASRAALEAEVQDLTDRRSSAAAAEAHSLRRLERDLHDGPQQRLVRLAMDLSVAERRLTEDPDAARALLGSAREQAAETLAEIRALSRGIAPPVLADRGLAAAVSAVAARSTVHVTVDVALPDGSRPSPSTENAAYFVVTEALANVAKHARASRAEVRVRLASSDRAPGDDDGGATPDAAARRVVVEVHDDGVGGAALAKGHGLAGLADRVQGLGGTLAVTSPDGGPTVVTATLPWA, encoded by the coding sequence ATGACGAACCACGCCGAGCCGCTCCCCGTCCCGCCCGCCGCGGCCGCCCCGGCCGCCGCGCCGGCCCGGCCGCACGCCGAGGGCACGTCGGTCGTCCGTCAGGCGCTGCGCGACACCTGGTACCTGCTCGCCGGCCTGCCCGTCGCGCTCGTGGCCTTCACGGTCGCGGTGGTCGGGCTGTCGCTGGCCGCCGGGCTGCTCGTCACGGTCGTCGGGATCTTCGTGGCGGTCGGGACCCTCTACGCCACGACGGCGTTCGGACACCTCGAGCGCGTGCGCCTCGCGGCGCGCGGCACCGAGCTGGCACCGATCGTCTTCCAGCAGGCCTCGGGACGGGGCCTGCGTCGCGCCCTGGTGCCGCTGCGCGACCCGCGGCGCTGGGCGACGCTCCTGCACGCCCTCGGCGCGCTGCCCCTGGCGAGCGCGACGTGGTCGGTCGCGCTCACGTGGTGGGCCGGGGCGCTGGGCGGCCTCACCTACTGGTTCTGGGAGCGCTGGCTCCCCGACGCCGACTCGAGCACGACGCTGGCGGAGCTCCTCGAGCTGCCGGTCAGTGAGTCGGTGCTCAACCTCGTCCTCGGCCTCCTGCTCGCCCTCACGCTCCCGGCGGTGCTGCGCGCCTGCGCCGCGGTGCACGCCGGCTGGGCCCGGCTGCTCCTCACCGGGGCGTCGCGCGCCGCGCTCGAGGCCGAGGTGCAGGACCTCACCGACCGCCGCTCCTCGGCGGCGGCCGCCGAGGCCCACTCGCTGCGCCGCCTCGAGCGCGACCTGCACGACGGGCCGCAGCAGCGCCTCGTGCGCCTCGCGATGGACCTCTCGGTGGCGGAGCGCCGCCTCACCGAGGACCCCGACGCGGCACGCGCGCTGCTGGGGTCCGCGCGGGAGCAGGCGGCCGAGACGCTCGCCGAGATCCGGGCGCTCTCGCGCGGCATCGCGCCGCCCGTCCTCGCCGACCGCGGGCTCGCCGCCGCCGTCAGCGCGGTCGCGGCCCGGTCCACCGTCCACGTGACGGTCGACGTGGCACTGCCGGACGGGTCCCGCCCCTCGCCGTCGACCGAGAACGCCGCGTACTTCGTCGTCACCGAGGCCCTGGCCAACGTCGCCAAGCACGCCCGGGCGAGCCGGGCGGAGGTGCGGGTGCGGCTCGCCTCGTCCGACCGGGCGCCTGGCGACGACGACGGCGGCGCGACGCCCGACGCGGCCGCGCGCCGGGTCGTGGTCGAGGTGCACGACGACGGCGTCGGCGGCGCCGCGCTCGCGAAGGGGCACGGCCTCGCCGGGCTGGCCGACCGGGTCCAGGGGCTCGGCGGCACGCTGGCCGTCACGAGCCCGGACGGCGGCCCGACGGTCGTGACCGCGACCCTGCCGTGGGCCTGA
- a CDS encoding response regulator transcription factor, whose product MRILLAEDSVLLREGLVRLLEEAGHTVVAAVDHADAVVPGVTEHRPDVAVLDVRMPPTFTDDGLRAAVAARAAVPGLGVLVLSQYVEESYARDLLADGRGGVGYLLKDRVQDLDALEDALARVAAGGTVLDPDVVAQLLVQCRPADPVDTLTPREREVLALMAEGRSNGAIAQRLVVSGGAVEKHVANVLAKLGLEPAAEDNRRVLAVLAWMRGARA is encoded by the coding sequence ATGCGCATCCTGCTCGCCGAGGACTCCGTGCTGCTGCGCGAGGGCCTTGTCCGGCTGCTCGAGGAGGCGGGGCACACGGTGGTCGCCGCCGTGGACCACGCCGACGCCGTCGTGCCGGGCGTGACGGAGCACCGGCCCGACGTCGCGGTGCTCGACGTGCGGATGCCACCGACCTTCACCGACGACGGGCTGCGCGCGGCGGTCGCGGCACGGGCGGCGGTCCCCGGGCTGGGCGTCCTCGTGCTCTCGCAGTACGTCGAGGAGTCCTACGCGCGGGACCTGCTCGCCGACGGCCGCGGCGGCGTCGGCTACCTGCTCAAGGACCGCGTGCAGGACCTCGACGCGCTCGAGGACGCCCTCGCGCGCGTCGCGGCGGGCGGCACCGTGCTGGACCCGGACGTCGTCGCGCAGCTGCTCGTCCAGTGCCGGCCCGCCGACCCGGTCGACACCCTGACCCCGCGCGAGCGCGAGGTGCTCGCGCTCATGGCCGAGGGCCGCTCGAACGGCGCGATCGCGCAACGGCTGGTGGTCAGCGGCGGCGCCGTCGAGAAGCACGTGGCCAACGTGCTCGCCAAGCTCGGCCTCGAGCCGGCGGCAGAGGACAACCGCCGCGTGCTCGCGGTCCTGGCCTGGATGCGCGGGGCGCGGGCCTGA
- a CDS encoding DUF418 domain-containing protein: MAAPPPAPLAAAEPPAPITRPERSLAPDVARGAMLLLIALANVGFYRYGTALDPYQNPVDASAADRVAMFVEQLLVAERSRPMFAVLYGFGLAMMASRMRSRGATAGAVRAVLARRSTWLVVLGVLHGVLLFAGDIIAAYGATGFVALALVQASDRALRRWLWGSLAYVAVGMTTFLAAATLLTDDATAAGAPLMGRTYAQSMVTGLVAEVGGIAMVLVLLGFVPLVVVGVMLQRAGWLTAPGQHLPGLRRVFRSGMAVNVVSALPVALIALGVWQPGPGGMFAASYATLLGGMYAGIGYVCGFALLAHRRQGRGHRGATGALAALGERSLTGYLGQSFLLAPLLSPWGLGLGEGLHPLASFGLAAAAWLLTLAAATLMAARGVRGPFEALLRRLTYGAARTPAVPAGMPAAPPPAALAG, encoded by the coding sequence GTGGCTGCGCCACCCCCGGCGCCCCTGGCGGCCGCGGAGCCGCCCGCGCCGATCACCCGCCCCGAGCGGTCGCTCGCCCCGGACGTCGCGCGCGGCGCGATGCTGCTGCTCATCGCGCTCGCGAACGTCGGCTTCTACCGGTACGGCACGGCACTGGACCCGTACCAGAACCCCGTGGACGCCTCGGCCGCCGACCGTGTCGCGATGTTCGTCGAGCAGCTGCTCGTCGCCGAGCGCTCGCGCCCGATGTTCGCCGTCCTCTACGGCTTCGGCCTCGCCATGATGGCCTCCCGCATGCGCAGCCGCGGCGCGACGGCCGGCGCGGTCCGTGCCGTCCTGGCCCGGCGCAGCACGTGGCTGGTGGTGCTCGGCGTGCTGCACGGCGTGCTGCTGTTCGCGGGGGACATCATCGCCGCCTACGGCGCCACCGGGTTCGTCGCGCTCGCCCTCGTGCAGGCCTCGGACCGCGCGCTGCGGCGGTGGCTGTGGGGCAGCCTGGCCTACGTCGCCGTCGGGATGACCACGTTCCTCGCCGCCGCGACGCTGCTGACGGACGACGCCACGGCGGCCGGCGCGCCGCTGATGGGGCGCACCTACGCGCAGAGCATGGTCACCGGGCTCGTCGCGGAGGTCGGCGGCATCGCGATGGTGCTGGTGCTGCTGGGCTTCGTGCCGCTCGTCGTCGTCGGCGTCATGCTCCAGCGGGCGGGGTGGCTCACGGCGCCGGGCCAGCACCTGCCGGGGCTGCGGCGCGTCTTCCGGTCCGGCATGGCGGTCAACGTCGTCAGCGCGCTGCCCGTGGCCCTCATCGCGCTCGGGGTGTGGCAGCCGGGGCCCGGCGGGATGTTCGCCGCCTCGTACGCGACCCTGCTCGGCGGGATGTACGCGGGCATCGGCTACGTGTGCGGCTTCGCCCTGCTGGCCCACCGCCGGCAGGGGCGCGGCCACCGCGGCGCCACCGGCGCCCTCGCGGCGCTGGGGGAGCGGTCGCTGACGGGCTACCTCGGCCAGTCGTTCCTGCTCGCGCCGCTGCTCTCGCCGTGGGGCCTGGGGCTCGGCGAGGGCCTGCACCCCCTCGCGTCCTTCGGCCTCGCGGCGGCCGCGTGGCTCCTCACGCTCGCCGCGGCGACGCTCATGGCGGCCCGCGGCGTGCGGGGCCCGTTCGAGGCGCTCCTGCGGCGGCTCACCTACGGCGCGGCCCGCACGCCCGCCGTGCCCGCGGGCATGCCGGCTGCGCCGCCTCCCGCCGCGCTCGCCGGCTAG
- a CDS encoding pilus assembly protein CpaE yields the protein MISQHLAAALRDAGLRWRPAAGDRFVIPQDGLEDELFTLSEMTIEAREYPTGTILGFNGTTEWALDSVAQEDALWMPREDQLRDLLGSTFVSLARADDAWQVTTRSASGEEARFTAATAADAYGEALLALVVLALADADR from the coding sequence ATGATCTCCCAGCATCTCGCCGCCGCCCTGCGTGACGCCGGACTGCGGTGGAGGCCCGCCGCCGGCGACCGCTTCGTCATCCCGCAGGACGGTCTCGAGGACGAGCTCTTCACCCTCAGCGAGATGACCATCGAGGCGCGCGAGTACCCGACCGGCACCATCCTCGGGTTCAACGGCACGACGGAGTGGGCCCTGGACTCGGTCGCCCAGGAGGACGCGCTCTGGATGCCCCGCGAGGACCAGCTGCGCGACCTGCTCGGTTCGACCTTCGTCTCGCTCGCCCGGGCGGACGACGCGTGGCAGGTCACGACCCGGTCCGCCTCCGGCGAGGAGGCACGGTTCACGGCCGCGACCGCCGCCGACGCGTACGGCGAGGCGCTCCTCGCCCTCGTGGTGCTCGCGCTCGCCGACGCCGACCGGTAG
- a CDS encoding N-acetyltransferase — protein sequence MTTPAPTATATAAARRPGLATEVATWPPVEAVDVDGWRVGFSEGFTRRGNSVAALRAPGDVEAALDRTEDLCAARGLPAVVRVCRDSAPDDLDARLARRGYAVAAPTSVMVRDLASPPGPGDLPPGLEIADRPTAAWLHGWLGVKAAQREVDLALAERLLRGAPAAYLTLRADRREDGDLGVIRAAVADGWVGLSCLAVAPAARRTGVGRLLTLAALDHARTLGAGWAFLQVEEGNAAARALYEGLRFEVSDRYHYRERPVDLPSRPARETLGA from the coding sequence GTGACGACGCCCGCACCCACGGCCACGGCCACGGCCGCTGCCCGCCGTCCCGGTCTGGCCACCGAGGTCGCGACGTGGCCGCCGGTCGAGGCGGTCGACGTCGACGGGTGGCGCGTGGGGTTCTCGGAGGGATTCACGCGACGCGGCAACAGCGTGGCCGCCCTCCGCGCGCCGGGCGACGTCGAGGCGGCCCTCGACCGGACCGAGGACCTGTGCGCGGCGCGCGGGCTGCCGGCCGTGGTGCGGGTCTGCCGCGACTCGGCCCCGGACGACCTCGACGCCCGGCTGGCGCGGCGCGGCTACGCGGTCGCGGCGCCGACGTCGGTCATGGTCCGTGACCTGGCGAGTCCTCCGGGCCCCGGCGATCTCCCGCCCGGGCTGGAGATCGCGGACCGGCCCACCGCCGCGTGGCTGCACGGGTGGCTGGGCGTCAAGGCCGCGCAGCGCGAGGTCGACCTGGCCCTCGCGGAGCGCCTCCTGCGCGGCGCGCCCGCCGCGTACCTCACCCTGCGCGCCGACCGGCGCGAGGACGGCGACCTCGGCGTGATCCGTGCCGCCGTCGCCGACGGCTGGGTCGGGCTCTCCTGCCTGGCCGTCGCGCCCGCGGCGCGACGGACCGGGGTCGGCCGGCTCCTGACGCTCGCGGCCCTGGACCACGCCCGCACGCTGGGCGCCGGGTGGGCGTTCCTCCAGGTCGAGGAGGGCAACGCGGCTGCCCGGGCGCTGTACGAGGGGCTCCGGTTCGAGGTCTCGGACCGTTACCACTACCGCGAGCGCCCGGTGGACCTGCCGTCGCGCCCCGCGCGGGAGACACTGGGCGCATGA
- a CDS encoding GNAT family N-acetyltransferase, which yields MSGVVVRPARPDELAAVGELTVAAYLADGLVPDDHWYVEELRDAVDRAEHGTVLVAVGEDGGLLGTVTVVRPPSRYAEVAGEHEAELRMLAVAPGARRCGVGELLVRTAMGLARAAGAWTLALTTLTTMASARRLYERLGLHRAPERDWGDAAGYTFLVYTAPLSQEVP from the coding sequence GTGAGCGGGGTCGTGGTGCGTCCGGCCCGTCCGGACGAGCTCGCGGCCGTGGGCGAGCTCACGGTGGCCGCGTACCTCGCGGACGGCCTCGTCCCGGACGACCACTGGTACGTCGAGGAGCTGCGTGACGCGGTGGACCGGGCCGAGCACGGCACCGTGCTCGTCGCGGTCGGCGAGGACGGGGGCCTCCTCGGCACGGTGACGGTCGTCCGGCCACCGTCGCGCTACGCCGAGGTCGCCGGGGAGCACGAGGCCGAGCTGCGCATGCTGGCCGTCGCCCCGGGCGCGCGCCGGTGCGGCGTCGGCGAGCTCCTCGTGCGGACGGCGATGGGGCTGGCGCGTGCCGCCGGTGCGTGGACCCTCGCGCTCACGACGTTGACGACCATGGCCTCCGCGCGCCGGCTGTACGAGCGCCTCGGGCTGCACCGTGCCCCCGAGCGGGACTGGGGCGACGCCGCGGGCTACACGTTCCTCGTCTACACCGCCCCCCTGTCTCAGGAGGTCCCGTGA
- the ligA gene encoding NAD-dependent DNA ligase LigA, with amino-acid sequence MSETTDQPPAVPEPVVPGSEVLESTAPPPVLDERDAGLDDDAARHRWTELAEEIRAHQFAYYVRDAPTVSDAEYDVLLRRLDALEHAHPELRVPDSPTQRVGGTFSTEFTAVDHVERMLSLDNAFSTDEVAAWAERVTRDLEGAAKNLHYLCELKIDGLAIALLYEDGRLVRALTRGDGRTGEDVTLNVKTIQGVPHVLAGDDHPELIEVRGEVFLPVEGFRALNEAQVAAGKAPFANPRNSAAGSLRQKDPRVTASRPLRMLCHGIGALRWAGRQEATARQSETYELLASWGLPVSARTRVVDDLAGVVEMIDYYGEHRHDVEHEIDGIVIKVDETALQRRLGATSRAPRWAIAYKYPPEEVNTRLLDIRVNVGRTGRVTPYGVMEPAVVAGSTVAMATLHNQDVVRAKGVKIGDVVVLRKAGDVIPEIVGPAPRAHDDDWPRREFVMPTRCPECGTPLRAMREGEVDLRCPNARTCPAQVRGRIEHIGSRGGLDIEALGEVTATALTQPEVPETPPVVSDGDLFALVGYPLDADASTRERVRAESLARLAEIEVVVRDPETGEPRADEDGVVRRRTPFRRRATWTKAEERAAEAEGRALPAWLPSAAAVTLLDELEAAKTKPLWRVLVSLSIRNVGPTAARALAQHFGSMTALQEALAGERGEVVARLSQVEGLGPVIAESIVDWFAEDWHRDVVEAWRRAGVRMEDERDTSLERTLEGLTVVVTGSLEGFSRDGAKEAILARGGKASGSVSKKTDFVVVGENAGTKEAKARELGLPILDEDGFVALLAAGPAAVAPDGGAPDEGVHDAAHDDGGGAAAERDGAAG; translated from the coding sequence GTGAGCGAGACGACAGACCAGCCTCCCGCCGTACCGGAGCCGGTGGTGCCCGGGAGCGAGGTGCTCGAGAGCACGGCACCGCCGCCCGTGCTGGACGAGCGGGACGCCGGCCTGGACGACGACGCCGCACGGCACCGGTGGACGGAGCTCGCCGAGGAGATCCGCGCGCACCAGTTCGCCTACTACGTGCGCGACGCGCCGACCGTCTCCGACGCGGAGTACGACGTGCTGCTGCGTCGGCTCGACGCGCTCGAGCACGCGCACCCCGAGCTGCGCGTGCCCGACTCGCCCACGCAGCGCGTCGGTGGCACGTTCTCGACCGAGTTCACGGCGGTCGACCACGTCGAGCGGATGCTCAGCCTCGACAACGCGTTCTCCACCGACGAGGTCGCCGCGTGGGCCGAGCGCGTCACGCGCGACCTCGAGGGCGCCGCGAAGAACCTGCACTACCTGTGCGAGCTCAAGATCGACGGCCTCGCGATCGCGCTCCTCTACGAGGACGGGCGGCTCGTGCGCGCGCTGACCCGGGGCGACGGCCGCACGGGCGAGGACGTGACGCTCAACGTCAAGACGATCCAGGGCGTGCCGCACGTGCTCGCGGGAGACGACCACCCCGAGCTCATCGAGGTGCGCGGCGAGGTCTTCCTCCCGGTCGAGGGCTTCCGCGCGCTCAACGAGGCGCAGGTCGCGGCGGGCAAGGCACCGTTCGCCAACCCCCGGAACTCCGCGGCCGGCTCGCTGCGGCAGAAGGATCCGCGCGTCACGGCGTCGCGCCCGCTGCGCATGCTCTGCCACGGCATCGGGGCGCTGCGGTGGGCGGGGCGCCAGGAGGCGACGGCACGCCAGTCCGAGACCTACGAGCTGCTCGCGTCGTGGGGCCTGCCGGTGTCCGCGCGCACGCGCGTGGTCGACGACCTGGCGGGCGTCGTGGAGATGATCGACTACTACGGCGAGCACCGGCACGACGTCGAGCACGAGATCGACGGCATCGTGATCAAGGTCGACGAGACCGCTCTGCAGCGGCGCCTGGGCGCCACGAGCCGCGCCCCGCGCTGGGCGATCGCGTACAAGTACCCGCCCGAGGAGGTCAACACCCGCCTGCTCGACATCCGGGTCAACGTCGGGCGCACCGGGCGGGTGACGCCCTACGGCGTCATGGAGCCCGCCGTCGTCGCGGGGTCCACCGTGGCGATGGCGACGCTGCACAACCAGGACGTCGTGCGCGCCAAGGGCGTGAAGATCGGCGACGTCGTGGTGCTGCGCAAGGCGGGGGACGTCATCCCCGAGATCGTCGGCCCGGCCCCGCGGGCGCACGACGACGACTGGCCGCGACGCGAGTTCGTCATGCCGACGCGGTGCCCCGAGTGCGGCACGCCGCTGCGGGCGATGCGCGAGGGGGAGGTCGACCTGCGCTGCCCCAACGCACGGACCTGTCCCGCGCAGGTGCGCGGCCGCATCGAGCACATCGGCTCGCGCGGCGGCCTCGACATCGAGGCGCTCGGCGAGGTCACGGCGACCGCGCTGACGCAGCCCGAGGTGCCCGAGACGCCGCCCGTCGTCAGCGACGGGGACCTGTTCGCGCTGGTGGGCTACCCCCTCGACGCGGACGCGAGCACGCGGGAGCGCGTCCGGGCCGAGAGCCTGGCGAGGCTCGCGGAGATCGAGGTCGTCGTGCGGGACCCGGAGACGGGGGAGCCGCGCGCCGACGAGGACGGGGTCGTCCGCCGGCGGACGCCGTTCCGCCGCCGGGCCACGTGGACCAAGGCCGAGGAGCGCGCCGCGGAGGCGGAGGGTCGGGCCCTGCCCGCGTGGCTGCCGTCAGCGGCCGCGGTGACCTTGCTCGACGAGCTCGAGGCGGCCAAGACCAAGCCGTTGTGGCGGGTGCTCGTCTCGCTGAGCATCCGCAACGTCGGCCCGACGGCGGCGCGGGCGCTCGCCCAGCACTTCGGGTCGATGACCGCGCTCCAGGAGGCCCTCGCGGGCGAGCGGGGCGAGGTCGTCGCACGGCTCTCGCAGGTCGAAGGGCTGGGCCCGGTCATCGCCGAGTCGATCGTCGACTGGTTCGCGGAGGACTGGCACCGCGACGTCGTCGAGGCGTGGCGGCGCGCGGGCGTGCGCATGGAGGACGAGCGGGACACGTCGCTCGAGCGCACGCTCGAGGGGCTCACCGTGGTGGTCACGGGGTCGCTCGAGGGCTTCTCGCGCGACGGCGCCAAGGAGGCGATCCTCGCGCGCGGCGGCAAGGCCTCGGGCAGCGTGTCGAAGAAGACGGACTTCGTGGTCGTCGGGGAGAACGCCGGCACCAAGGAGGCGAAGGCCCGCGAGCTGGGCCTGCCGATCCTGGACGAGGACGGCTTCGTCGCGCTCCTCGCCGCCGGCCCCGCGGCCGTGGCGCCGGACGGCGGGGCGCCGGACGAGGGCGTGCACGACGCCGCTCACGACGACGGCGGCGGCGCGGCGGCGGAGCGGGACGGCGCGGCAGGGTGA
- the mnmA gene encoding tRNA 2-thiouridine(34) synthase MnmA: MRVLAALSGGVDSAVAAARAVDAGHDVVAVHMALSRNRDEYRTGSRGCCSIEDAGDARRAADVLGVPYYVWDLSETFERTVVADFVAEYEAGRTPNPCVRCNEHIKFEALLDKAVALGFDAVCTGHYARVEIADDGGRALHRARDAAKDQSYVLAVMGPERLARAMFPLGDVASKDEVRAEAAARGLGVSAKPDSYDICFVADGDTQGFLRERLGSRPGDVVDVDGTVLGRHDGAYAYTVGQRKGLALGRPAPDGRPRYVLEVQPASNTVVVGAAELLTVTRLRGTDPVWFEDRTDGGWFDCEVQVRAHGAPAAARARALVGPAAHGIEVELVDGLRGLAPGQSAVLYDGTRVLAEATVASTAR; this comes from the coding sequence ATGCGTGTCCTGGCAGCCCTCTCCGGTGGTGTCGACTCCGCCGTCGCCGCGGCCCGCGCGGTCGACGCCGGGCACGACGTCGTCGCGGTCCACATGGCGCTGTCGCGCAACCGCGACGAGTACCGCACGGGCTCGCGCGGCTGCTGCTCGATCGAGGACGCCGGCGACGCGCGGCGGGCGGCGGACGTGCTGGGCGTCCCGTACTACGTCTGGGACCTGTCCGAGACGTTCGAGCGCACGGTCGTGGCGGACTTCGTCGCCGAGTACGAGGCCGGGCGGACGCCCAACCCGTGCGTGCGCTGCAACGAGCACATCAAGTTCGAGGCGCTGCTGGACAAGGCGGTCGCGCTCGGCTTCGACGCCGTGTGCACCGGTCACTACGCGCGCGTCGAGATCGCGGACGACGGCGGGCGTGCGCTGCACCGCGCGCGCGACGCCGCCAAGGACCAGTCCTACGTGCTCGCGGTCATGGGGCCCGAGCGCCTGGCACGCGCGATGTTCCCGCTCGGCGACGTCGCCTCGAAGGACGAGGTGCGGGCCGAGGCGGCGGCGCGGGGCCTCGGCGTCTCCGCCAAGCCGGACTCCTACGACATCTGCTTCGTGGCCGACGGCGACACCCAGGGCTTCCTGCGCGAGCGGCTCGGCTCGCGCCCGGGCGACGTCGTCGACGTCGACGGCACGGTCCTCGGCCGGCACGACGGCGCCTACGCCTACACCGTCGGGCAGCGCAAGGGGCTCGCGCTCGGTCGGCCGGCGCCCGACGGGCGACCCCGCTACGTCCTGGAGGTCCAGCCGGCCTCGAACACGGTGGTGGTGGGCGCCGCGGAGCTGCTCACGGTGACGCGCCTTCGCGGGACGGACCCGGTGTGGTTCGAGGACCGCACCGACGGCGGCTGGTTCGACTGCGAGGTGCAGGTGCGGGCCCACGGCGCACCCGCCGCCGCGCGGGCCCGCGCGCTGGTGGGGCCGGCCGCGCACGGCATCGAGGTCGAGCTGGTCGACGGGCTGCGCGGCCTGGCCCCGGGCCAGTCGGCGGTGCTCTACGACGGCACGCGCGTGCTGGCCGAGGCGACCGTCGCCTCGACCGCCCGGTGA